Proteins encoded within one genomic window of Tachysurus vachellii isolate PV-2020 chromosome 16, HZAU_Pvac_v1, whole genome shotgun sequence:
- the ppfibp1a gene encoding liprin-beta-1 isoform X2 gives MMSDASEMLAAALEQMDGIIAGSKAMNYTNGLFDCQSPSSPLLGSLRAVHLLEELRGTLDLMDADERENLCSQIPENTAEGLMEWLQTRLTNGHGSSGRDLAYQERLSRLESDKECLVLQVSVLTDQVEVQGEKIRDLEMCLEEHRMKLNATEELLQQELLSRSMLETQKLELLTEVSSLKLKLTTADHEDKDSEDELVAMQKQLEEREQELRRLKERAEVVTSDGSQSREKDLDVQRMKQVVESLMESNNEKECKIEELQQSLMLCRKVQDVAMSVQEKNDRVDEEDAETGRCESSSKSATTTVTETHFLTGAEETDEPQVIPCTEFLPESEYKFVADADPCLLTHSSSERLGSENTSNREEAESGESPDKKSSSLTLSPSQSSPGGSESFGTKKIRSSFGRGFFKIRGGKRTASSPDLGEAERKRTEHLDLAGSQSPKPKEHAVSPESKKKSKGIRRFFGMMRRSQSTSLNPDDAPESEFSRGGLRATAGPRLGWSRDSQRSNNNELNTSFASWSTEQVCEWLQEQGFSLYVSHAKQWIRSGQMLLNASQNDLEKELGIRHPLHRKKLQLALQALGSEEDDAKSKLDFNWVTRWLDDIGLPQYKAQFDEGRVDARMLHYMTVDDLLGLKVVSVLHHLSIKRAIQVLRISNYEPNCLRRRPSDENNITPAEVCQWTNHRVMEWLRSVDLAEYAPNLRGSGVHGGLMVLEPRFNVEAMALLLNIPPNKTLLRRHLATHFHLLIGAEAERLKQECLEHPDYMLLNATAKVKPRRLSFGGFGTLRRKRQEESEEFLCPLEVQMPQNGSFHREERISEDNLNQMEQMEDSEGTVKQIGAFSEGINNLTSMLKKDEFFKETPSDSPDATYTKSCT, from the exons ATGATGTCAGACGCCAGTGAGATGTTGGCAGCTGCCTTGGAGCAGATGGATGGAATCATCGCAG GCTCCAAGGCCATGAATTACACCAACGGTCTGTTTGACTGCCAGTCTCCCAGCTCGCCCTTGTTAGGCAGCCTGCGTGCAGTCCACCTCCTAGAGGAACTGCGGGGGACCCTGGATCTGATGGACGCAGACGAGAGGGAGAACCTGTGCAGCCAAATCCCAGAGAACACCGCTGAGGGCCTGATGGAGTGGCTGCAGACCAGACTG ACTAACGGTCATGGATCCTCAGGGAGGGATTTGGCGTATCAGGAGAGACTGTCTCGGCTAGAGAGCGACAAGGAATGTCTGGTGCTGCAG gtgAGCGTTTTGACAGATCAAGTGGAGGTGCAAGGAGAAAAGATAAGGGACCTAGAGATGTGCCTTGAGGAACACCGAATGAAACTGAATGCTACAGAAGAATTACTTCAGCag GAGTTGCTTAGCAGGAGCATGTTAGAGACCCAGAAACTGGAGTTGTTGACTGAGGTGTCCAGCCTGAAACTGAAGCTTACAACCGCAGATCATGAGGACAAGGACAGTGAG GATGAACTGGTGGCTATGCAGAAGCAGCTAGAGGAACGGGAGCAGGAGCTGAGGAGACTGAAGGAGCGAGCTGAGGTCGTGACCTCTGATGGAAGCCAGAGCCGAGAGAAAG atttggaTGTGCAGAGAATGAAGCAAGTTGTTGAGTCTTTAATGGAGTCTAACAATGAAAAG GAATGTAAAATTGAAGAGTTGCAGCAGTCCCTGATGCTCTGTAGGAAAGTCCAGGATGTGGCGATGTCCGTGCAAGAAAAGAATG ACAGAGTTGATGAAGAGGACGCCGAGACGGGACGGTGTGAAAGTTCATCCAAATCCGCAACCACTACAGTTACTGAGACTCATTTCCTCACAGGCGCAGAGGAGACTGATGAG CCTCAGGTGATTCCCTGCACTGAGTTTCTCCCCGAGTCTGAGTACAAATTCGTAGCTGATGCTGATCCATGCCTTCTAACACACAG TTCCTCTGAGAGGCTTGGATCAGAAAACACATCCAACAGAGAagag gCTGAGTCTGGCGAAAGCCCAGATAAGAAAAGCAGCTCTCTCACATTGTCCCCCTCTCAGTCCAGCCCAGGTGGCAGTGAAAGTTTTGGCACCAAAAAAATACGCTCCTCATTTGGACGGGGTTTCTTCAAGATTCGGGGCGGAAAGAGAACCGCCAGCTCTCCTGATCTAG gtgaggcagagagaaagaggaccGAGCATTTAGATCTGGCTGGATCTCAATCTCCCAAACCAAAGGAGCATGCAGTCTCGCCTGAAAGCAAGAAGAAGTCTAAGGGGATCCGAAGATTCTTCGGAAT GATGAGGAGGAGCCAGTCTACTTCACTGAACCCGGACGATGCTCCCGAGTCAGAGTTCAGTAGAGGCGGCCTTAGAGCCACAGCCGGCCCGAGACTTGGTTGGTCCCGTGACTCGCAACGCAGCAACAATAA TGAGCTTAACACCTCGTTTGCAAGCTGGAGTACAGAGCAGGTGTGTGAGTGGCTGCAGGAGCAGGGCTTCAGTCTGTACGTGAGTCATGCTAAGCAGTGGATCCGCTCTGGACAAATGCTACTAAATGCCTCACAGAATGATCTCGAAAAG gagCTGGGCATCAGACATCCTCTACACAGAAAGAAGCTCCAGCTTGCCCTTCAGGCTCTGGGCTCAGAGGAGGACGACGCTAAAAGCAAACTAGACTTCAACTGGGTTACTC GGTGGCTGGATGACATTGGACTGCCTCAGTACAAAGCCCAGTTCGACGAGGGCCGGGTGGACGCACGCATGCTTCACTACATGACCGTG GATGATTTGCTGGGTCTGAAAGTAGTCAGCGTGCTTCACCATCTCAGTATCAAGAGAGCCATCCAGGTGCTGCGCATCAGCAACTACGAGCCCAACTGCCTCCGACGCAGACCATCTGATGAG AATAACATCACACCAGCAGAGGTGTGCCAGTGGACCAATCACAGAGTGATGGAGTGGCTGCGCTCGGTAGACCTGGCAGAGTATGCACCCAACCTCAGAGGGAGCGGAGTGCACGGAGGACTGATG GTTCTAGAGCCTCGGTTCAACGTTGAGGCTATGGCCCTCCTCCTGAACATCCCACCTAATAAAACGCTCCTGAGGCGTCACCTGGCCACCCACTTTCACCTCCTGATTGGTGCAGAAGCAGAGAGACTTAAGCAGGAGTGTCTCGAGCATCCTGACTACATGCTGCTCAATGCCACAGCGAAAGTGAAG CCGAGACGTCTGTCCTTCGGTGGTTTCGGTACGTTGAGGCGGAAGCGACAGGAGGAGAGTGAAGAATTTCTGTGTCCTCTAGAAGTGCAGATGCCCCAGAACGGCAGCTTCCACAGGGAAGAGCGCATCAGTGAGGACAACCTGAACCAGATGGAGCAG ATGGAGGACTCGGAAGGCACAGTAAAGCAGATCGGAGCCTTTTCTGAGGGGATCAACAACCTCACT agtatgCTGAAAAAGGACGAGTTTTTCAAGGAGACGCCGTCTGACTCTCCTGATGCTACATACACCAAATCCTGCACGTGA
- the ppfibp1a gene encoding liprin-beta-1 isoform X1 yields the protein MMSDASEMLAAALEQMDGIIAGSKAMNYTNGLFDCQSPSSPLLGSLRAVHLLEELRGTLDLMDADERENLCSQIPENTAEGLMEWLQTRLTNGHGSSGRDLAYQERLSRLESDKECLVLQVSVLTDQVEVQGEKIRDLEMCLEEHRMKLNATEELLQQELLSRSMLETQKLELLTEVSSLKLKLTTADHEDKDSEALYQVLSEMRHRATTAETEKVQQERSLKSTRDELVAMQKQLEEREQELRRLKERAEVVTSDGSQSREKDLDVQRMKQVVESLMESNNEKECKIEELQQSLMLCRKVQDVAMSVQEKNDRVDEEDAETGRCESSSKSATTTVTETHFLTGAEETDEPQVIPCTEFLPESEYKFVADADPCLLTHSSSERLGSENTSNREEAESGESPDKKSSSLTLSPSQSSPGGSESFGTKKIRSSFGRGFFKIRGGKRTASSPDLGEAERKRTEHLDLAGSQSPKPKEHAVSPESKKKSKGIRRFFGMMRRSQSTSLNPDDAPESEFSRGGLRATAGPRLGWSRDSQRSNNNELNTSFASWSTEQVCEWLQEQGFSLYVSHAKQWIRSGQMLLNASQNDLEKELGIRHPLHRKKLQLALQALGSEEDDAKSKLDFNWVTRWLDDIGLPQYKAQFDEGRVDARMLHYMTVDDLLGLKVVSVLHHLSIKRAIQVLRISNYEPNCLRRRPSDENNITPAEVCQWTNHRVMEWLRSVDLAEYAPNLRGSGVHGGLMVLEPRFNVEAMALLLNIPPNKTLLRRHLATHFHLLIGAEAERLKQECLEHPDYMLLNATAKVKPRRLSFGGFGTLRRKRQEESEEFLCPLEVQMPQNGSFHREERISEDNLNQMEQMEDSEGTVKQIGAFSEGINNLTSMLKKDEFFKETPSDSPDATYTKSCT from the exons ATGATGTCAGACGCCAGTGAGATGTTGGCAGCTGCCTTGGAGCAGATGGATGGAATCATCGCAG GCTCCAAGGCCATGAATTACACCAACGGTCTGTTTGACTGCCAGTCTCCCAGCTCGCCCTTGTTAGGCAGCCTGCGTGCAGTCCACCTCCTAGAGGAACTGCGGGGGACCCTGGATCTGATGGACGCAGACGAGAGGGAGAACCTGTGCAGCCAAATCCCAGAGAACACCGCTGAGGGCCTGATGGAGTGGCTGCAGACCAGACTG ACTAACGGTCATGGATCCTCAGGGAGGGATTTGGCGTATCAGGAGAGACTGTCTCGGCTAGAGAGCGACAAGGAATGTCTGGTGCTGCAG gtgAGCGTTTTGACAGATCAAGTGGAGGTGCAAGGAGAAAAGATAAGGGACCTAGAGATGTGCCTTGAGGAACACCGAATGAAACTGAATGCTACAGAAGAATTACTTCAGCag GAGTTGCTTAGCAGGAGCATGTTAGAGACCCAGAAACTGGAGTTGTTGACTGAGGTGTCCAGCCTGAAACTGAAGCTTACAACCGCAGATCATGAGGACAAGGACAGTGAG GCTCTTTATCAAGTGCTGAGTGAAATGCGGCACAGAGCGACTACTGCAGAGACGGAAAAAGTGCAACAGGAAAGAAGCCTGAAATCAACCAGA GATGAACTGGTGGCTATGCAGAAGCAGCTAGAGGAACGGGAGCAGGAGCTGAGGAGACTGAAGGAGCGAGCTGAGGTCGTGACCTCTGATGGAAGCCAGAGCCGAGAGAAAG atttggaTGTGCAGAGAATGAAGCAAGTTGTTGAGTCTTTAATGGAGTCTAACAATGAAAAG GAATGTAAAATTGAAGAGTTGCAGCAGTCCCTGATGCTCTGTAGGAAAGTCCAGGATGTGGCGATGTCCGTGCAAGAAAAGAATG ACAGAGTTGATGAAGAGGACGCCGAGACGGGACGGTGTGAAAGTTCATCCAAATCCGCAACCACTACAGTTACTGAGACTCATTTCCTCACAGGCGCAGAGGAGACTGATGAG CCTCAGGTGATTCCCTGCACTGAGTTTCTCCCCGAGTCTGAGTACAAATTCGTAGCTGATGCTGATCCATGCCTTCTAACACACAG TTCCTCTGAGAGGCTTGGATCAGAAAACACATCCAACAGAGAagag gCTGAGTCTGGCGAAAGCCCAGATAAGAAAAGCAGCTCTCTCACATTGTCCCCCTCTCAGTCCAGCCCAGGTGGCAGTGAAAGTTTTGGCACCAAAAAAATACGCTCCTCATTTGGACGGGGTTTCTTCAAGATTCGGGGCGGAAAGAGAACCGCCAGCTCTCCTGATCTAG gtgaggcagagagaaagaggaccGAGCATTTAGATCTGGCTGGATCTCAATCTCCCAAACCAAAGGAGCATGCAGTCTCGCCTGAAAGCAAGAAGAAGTCTAAGGGGATCCGAAGATTCTTCGGAAT GATGAGGAGGAGCCAGTCTACTTCACTGAACCCGGACGATGCTCCCGAGTCAGAGTTCAGTAGAGGCGGCCTTAGAGCCACAGCCGGCCCGAGACTTGGTTGGTCCCGTGACTCGCAACGCAGCAACAATAA TGAGCTTAACACCTCGTTTGCAAGCTGGAGTACAGAGCAGGTGTGTGAGTGGCTGCAGGAGCAGGGCTTCAGTCTGTACGTGAGTCATGCTAAGCAGTGGATCCGCTCTGGACAAATGCTACTAAATGCCTCACAGAATGATCTCGAAAAG gagCTGGGCATCAGACATCCTCTACACAGAAAGAAGCTCCAGCTTGCCCTTCAGGCTCTGGGCTCAGAGGAGGACGACGCTAAAAGCAAACTAGACTTCAACTGGGTTACTC GGTGGCTGGATGACATTGGACTGCCTCAGTACAAAGCCCAGTTCGACGAGGGCCGGGTGGACGCACGCATGCTTCACTACATGACCGTG GATGATTTGCTGGGTCTGAAAGTAGTCAGCGTGCTTCACCATCTCAGTATCAAGAGAGCCATCCAGGTGCTGCGCATCAGCAACTACGAGCCCAACTGCCTCCGACGCAGACCATCTGATGAG AATAACATCACACCAGCAGAGGTGTGCCAGTGGACCAATCACAGAGTGATGGAGTGGCTGCGCTCGGTAGACCTGGCAGAGTATGCACCCAACCTCAGAGGGAGCGGAGTGCACGGAGGACTGATG GTTCTAGAGCCTCGGTTCAACGTTGAGGCTATGGCCCTCCTCCTGAACATCCCACCTAATAAAACGCTCCTGAGGCGTCACCTGGCCACCCACTTTCACCTCCTGATTGGTGCAGAAGCAGAGAGACTTAAGCAGGAGTGTCTCGAGCATCCTGACTACATGCTGCTCAATGCCACAGCGAAAGTGAAG CCGAGACGTCTGTCCTTCGGTGGTTTCGGTACGTTGAGGCGGAAGCGACAGGAGGAGAGTGAAGAATTTCTGTGTCCTCTAGAAGTGCAGATGCCCCAGAACGGCAGCTTCCACAGGGAAGAGCGCATCAGTGAGGACAACCTGAACCAGATGGAGCAG ATGGAGGACTCGGAAGGCACAGTAAAGCAGATCGGAGCCTTTTCTGAGGGGATCAACAACCTCACT agtatgCTGAAAAAGGACGAGTTTTTCAAGGAGACGCCGTCTGACTCTCCTGATGCTACATACACCAAATCCTGCACGTGA